A region from the Benincasa hispida cultivar B227 chromosome 8, ASM972705v1, whole genome shotgun sequence genome encodes:
- the LOC120083938 gene encoding uncharacterized protein LOC120083938 — protein MGNSLRNCLGCILPCGALDLIRVVHLNGHVQEFSPPLSAAEILHANPGHVLTTPSSDDHRLVRRVTILSPESHLRRGGIYFLIPADSDHRKAAKKPSGAGVFPESDDLSHGLEDVIVLKKAKPSRRDRRRSRSYGGTWRPHLHSISED, from the coding sequence ATGGGTAATAGTTTAAGGAATTGTTtaggttgtattcttccttgtgGAGCTTTAGATTTAATCAGAGTCGTTCATCTCAACGGCCATGTCCAAGAATTCTCTCCGCCGCTCTCCGCTGCCGAGATCCTCCACGCCAATCCCGGCCACGTCCTCACCACTCCCTCCTCCGACGACCACCGCCTCGTCCGCCGTGTCACCATTCTCTCCCCTGAATCTCACCTCCGACGAGGCGGCATCTATTTCTTGATTCCTGCTGATTCCGACCACCGGAAGGCTGCTAAGAAGCCATCCGGCGCCGGCGTTTTCCCGGAATCTGACGATCTTAGTCACGGATTAGAGGATGTCATTGTCTTGAAGAAGGCTAAACCCAGCCGACGAGATCGTCGGAGGAGCCGTAGCTACGGCGGCACGTGGCGGCCTCATTTACATAGCATTAGTGAAGATTAA